A region from the Pseudomonas promysalinigenes genome encodes:
- the zwf gene encoding glucose-6-phosphate dehydrogenase, whose product MSKQNVPAAPPCTLFLFGANGDLVKRLLMPALYNLSRDGLLDRNLKIVGVDHNPATGEEFAERLHDFMRAREQGEGSVKCLDEKLWARLAKRLDYQTGDFLDPATYTALAKRIDKTSHGNAIFYLATSPRFFPDVAEHLSQAGLLDEAGGGFRRLVVEKPFGTDLASAEALNARLLKVMSERQIYRIDHFLGKETVQNILVSRFSNGLFESFWNNHYIDHVQITAAETVGVETRGAFYDNTGALRDMVPNHLFQLLAMVAMEPPAAFGADAVRSEKAKVIGAIRPWSTKMALKHSVRGQYTEGKQGRKRLPGYRQESNVSEDSQTETYVALKVMIDNWRWAGVPFYLRTGKRMSVRDTEIAICFKPAPYAQFRESELERPKPNYLKIQIQPNEGMWFDLQAKRPGPELVTANVELGFAYKDFFKMTPATGYETLIYDCLTGDQTLFQRADNIENGWRAVQPFLDAWAQGGEVHEYPAGEDGPEAGNELLTRDKREWHTLG is encoded by the coding sequence ATGAGCAAACAGAACGTCCCCGCCGCTCCACCTTGCACATTGTTCCTGTTTGGCGCCAATGGCGACTTGGTAAAACGCTTGCTGATGCCGGCGCTTTACAACCTCAGCCGCGATGGTTTGCTGGACCGTAACCTGAAGATCGTTGGCGTCGACCACAACCCTGCTACCGGTGAGGAATTCGCCGAGCGCCTGCATGATTTCATGCGAGCGCGCGAGCAAGGCGAGGGCAGTGTGAAATGCCTGGATGAAAAGCTTTGGGCGCGGCTTGCCAAACGCCTGGACTACCAGACGGGCGACTTTCTCGACCCTGCCACTTATACCGCGCTGGCCAAGCGCATCGACAAGACCAGCCATGGCAATGCGATTTTCTACCTGGCCACCTCGCCGCGTTTCTTCCCCGATGTTGCCGAGCATTTGAGCCAGGCCGGCTTGCTCGACGAGGCCGGCGGTGGTTTTCGCAGGCTTGTGGTGGAAAAGCCTTTCGGTACCGATCTGGCCAGTGCCGAGGCGCTCAACGCCCGTTTGTTGAAGGTCATGAGCGAGCGGCAGATTTACCGCATCGACCATTTCCTGGGAAAGGAAACCGTACAGAACATCCTGGTCAGCCGCTTTTCCAATGGCTTGTTCGAGTCGTTCTGGAACAACCATTACATCGACCATGTGCAGATTACCGCTGCCGAGACGGTCGGGGTGGAAACCCGAGGGGCCTTCTACGACAACACTGGCGCGTTGCGCGACATGGTGCCCAACCACCTGTTCCAACTGCTGGCGATGGTCGCCATGGAGCCGCCAGCGGCCTTTGGCGCCGATGCGGTGCGCAGTGAGAAGGCCAAGGTGATCGGCGCTATTCGCCCTTGGTCGACCAAGATGGCGCTCAAGCACTCCGTGCGTGGTCAATACACCGAAGGTAAGCAGGGTCGCAAACGTCTGCCAGGCTACCGCCAGGAAAGCAATGTCAGCGAAGACAGCCAGACCGAAACCTATGTAGCGCTGAAGGTGATGATCGACAACTGGCGCTGGGCAGGGGTGCCGTTCTACCTGCGCACTGGCAAACGCATGAGCGTGCGTGACACCGAGATCGCCATCTGTTTCAAACCGGCGCCCTACGCGCAGTTCCGAGAGTCGGAGCTTGAGCGGCCGAAACCCAATTACCTGAAGATCCAGATTCAGCCCAATGAAGGCATGTGGTTCGACCTGCAGGCCAAGCGCCCGGGCCCTGAGCTGGTGACGGCGAATGTCGAGTTGGGCTTTGCCTACAAAGACTTCTTCAAGATGACCCCAGCCACCGGTTACGAAACGCTGATCTATGACTGCCTGACCGGCGACCAGACCCTGTTCCAGCGGGCCGACAACATCGAAAACGGCTGGCGAGCGGTTCAGCCCTTTCTCGATGCCTGGGCCCAGGGCGGCGAGGTGCATGAATATCCGGCAGGTGAGGACGGCCCCGAAGCTGGCAATGAATTACTGACGCGCGACAAGCGTGAGTGGCACACCTTAGGGTAA
- a CDS encoding glycoside hydrolase family 15 protein, which yields MPAHIEDYALLGNCRSAALVSRDGSIDWLCLPRFDAPAVFAALLGNEQNGRWRLAPSDTVEQVSRQYLGDTLVLETTWHTAGGRARVLDFMPLDEVNSVVRIVEGLAGETHFEMDLVMRFDYGRSVPWVEKLDPLTLSAVAGPDRLLLTSSVASHGLDHHTVARFRVCAGERQVFSLRHQPSHLPVQPDCDIDQALQHTLAHWQAFADRCPDLGPYSHRVRRSLLTLKAMTYAPTGGIVAAVTTSLPERLGGERNWDYRFCWLRDATMTLLAFMNLGYFDEAQAWREWLLRSVAGNPEQMQIMYGLAGERDLQEYTLPWLAGYEHSQPVRVGNAASAQVQLDIFGELADAMTQAIKGGLPRLPRSAAISRMILPYVERIWREPDEGIWEVRGGRQHFVHSKVMAWVAFDRAAGLADTTEESSEHARHYREVADEIHRDVCANGLDASGQYFVQAYGSAEMDAGLLQIALTGFLPADDPRFLRTLAQIEQRLLNNGLLLRYDSEKGGDGLSSGEGTFLVCSFWLADVYVLLGREAEAQQLYEKLSGLCNDVGLLAEQYDPSEQRMLGNFPQAFSHIGIINSALNLLQARCPARDRARTG from the coding sequence ATGCCCGCCCACATTGAAGACTATGCGCTGCTCGGCAACTGCCGCAGCGCCGCCCTGGTGAGCCGCGACGGTTCCATCGACTGGCTATGCCTGCCGCGCTTCGACGCCCCAGCGGTGTTCGCCGCACTGCTTGGCAATGAACAAAATGGTCGTTGGCGCCTGGCGCCCAGTGACACGGTCGAGCAGGTCAGCCGCCAGTACCTGGGCGACACCCTGGTGCTGGAAACCACTTGGCATACCGCCGGTGGCCGGGCCCGGGTGCTCGACTTCATGCCGCTCGACGAAGTCAACTCGGTGGTACGCATCGTCGAAGGCCTGGCCGGCGAGACGCACTTCGAGATGGACCTAGTGATGCGCTTCGACTACGGGCGCAGTGTGCCGTGGGTCGAAAAGCTCGACCCGCTTACGCTGAGCGCCGTGGCCGGGCCTGACCGTCTGCTGTTGACCAGCAGCGTGGCGTCCCATGGCCTTGACCACCATACCGTCGCCCGCTTTCGAGTGTGCGCAGGTGAGCGACAGGTGTTCAGCTTGCGGCACCAACCCTCGCACCTGCCGGTGCAGCCGGACTGCGACATCGACCAGGCTCTGCAGCATACACTGGCTCACTGGCAAGCCTTTGCTGACCGCTGCCCGGATCTGGGGCCTTACTCGCACCGGGTGCGGCGTTCGCTGCTGACCCTCAAGGCAATGACCTACGCCCCTACCGGTGGCATCGTTGCTGCCGTGACCACGTCACTGCCCGAGCGCTTGGGCGGTGAGCGCAACTGGGACTATCGATTCTGCTGGCTGCGCGACGCCACCATGACCTTGCTGGCTTTCATGAACCTGGGGTACTTCGACGAAGCCCAGGCCTGGCGCGAATGGTTGCTACGCTCGGTTGCCGGCAACCCCGAACAGATGCAGATCATGTACGGGCTGGCGGGCGAAAGGGATTTGCAGGAATACACCTTGCCTTGGCTGGCTGGCTATGAACACTCCCAGCCGGTGCGGGTTGGCAATGCGGCTTCGGCACAGGTGCAGTTGGATATCTTCGGCGAGCTGGCCGACGCCATGACCCAGGCGATCAAGGGCGGGCTGCCGCGGCTACCGCGCAGCGCCGCGATCTCGCGGATGATCCTGCCCTACGTCGAACGCATCTGGCGCGAGCCCGACGAGGGCATCTGGGAGGTGCGCGGTGGTCGCCAGCACTTCGTGCATTCCAAGGTCATGGCCTGGGTTGCCTTCGATCGGGCAGCCGGGCTTGCCGATACCACGGAAGAGAGCAGCGAGCATGCACGCCACTACCGAGAGGTGGCCGATGAGATCCATCGTGACGTCTGTGCCAACGGGCTGGATGCCAGCGGGCAGTATTTCGTCCAGGCCTATGGCTCGGCCGAAATGGACGCAGGCCTTCTGCAGATCGCCCTCACCGGCTTCCTGCCAGCGGACGACCCGAGGTTTCTGCGTACTCTTGCGCAGATCGAACAACGTCTGCTGAACAATGGCCTGCTGTTGCGCTACGACAGCGAGAAAGGCGGCGATGGGCTGAGCTCGGGTGAGGGTACTTTCCTGGTCTGTTCGTTCTGGTTGGCCGATGTGTACGTGCTGCTCGGACGCGAGGCCGAGGCTCAGCAGCTGTATGAAAAACTCTCAGGCCTGTGCAACGACGTGGGCTTGCTGGCCGAGCAATACGACCCAAGCGAGCAGCGCATGCTAGGCAACTTCCCTCAGGCATTCAGCCACATCGGCATCATCAATTCTGCCCTGAACCTGCTTCAGGCGCGGTGCCCGGCCCGTGACCGGGCGCGTACGGGCTGA
- a CDS encoding NCS1 family nucleobase:cation symporter-1, whose protein sequence is MQQSRSQVVEQAGLFELAAGSDVLDSPRYNHDIAPTKVHQRTWNKWHITALWVGMSICVPTYTLGGVLTAYFGLSVGEALLAILLANLIVLIPLTLNAFPGTKYGIPFPVLLRSSFGILGSNVPCLIRAVVACGWFGIQTLFGGLAIHLFLSSIFEGWRALAGTGEVIGFMIFWALNLWVVLRGAESIKWLETLSAPLLVAVGFGLLFWALPHMSMTELLAQPPKRPEGASVVGYFCAGLTAMVGFWATLSLNIPDFSRYAKSQKDQILGQIFGLPLTMFLFASLGVVMTAASASLVGETVSDPVSLIGKIQSPGWVALAMALIVIATLSTNTAANIVSPTNDFQNIAPRLIGRSRAVWLTGLIGLALMSHELLKKLGWIVSDLSLESVYSNWLLGYSSLLGPIAGIMVVDYFVIRRQQLDLAGLYRDDVYPAWNWAGFAAFALPVGLTILAIGNSSFSWFYDYGWFTGSLLGGALYYALGSVAVRRAEIVPVQTNKNA, encoded by the coding sequence ATGCAACAGAGCAGATCGCAAGTGGTCGAGCAGGCAGGCCTGTTCGAACTGGCCGCAGGGAGCGATGTCCTCGACAGCCCCCGCTACAACCATGACATCGCCCCGACCAAGGTGCATCAACGCACCTGGAACAAGTGGCACATCACCGCGCTGTGGGTGGGTATGTCCATCTGTGTGCCCACCTACACCCTCGGCGGTGTGCTCACGGCCTACTTCGGCTTGAGCGTGGGCGAGGCGCTGCTGGCGATTCTGCTGGCCAACCTCATCGTGCTTATTCCGCTAACGCTCAATGCTTTCCCAGGCACCAAGTACGGCATCCCGTTTCCGGTGCTGCTGCGTTCATCGTTCGGCATACTGGGGTCCAACGTGCCTTGCCTGATTCGTGCGGTTGTCGCCTGTGGCTGGTTCGGCATCCAGACCCTGTTCGGCGGCTTGGCCATCCACCTGTTCCTGAGCTCCATCTTCGAAGGTTGGAGGGCGCTGGCCGGCACTGGCGAAGTGATCGGCTTCATGATCTTCTGGGCCCTGAACCTGTGGGTGGTACTGCGCGGCGCTGAGTCGATCAAGTGGCTCGAGACATTGTCGGCACCGCTGCTGGTAGCGGTCGGTTTCGGCCTGCTGTTCTGGGCCTTGCCGCACATGTCGATGACCGAACTGCTGGCGCAGCCACCCAAGCGCCCGGAAGGGGCAAGCGTAGTGGGTTACTTCTGCGCCGGGCTCACCGCCATGGTGGGTTTCTGGGCGACCTTGTCGCTGAACATTCCCGACTTCAGCCGCTATGCCAAAAGCCAGAAGGATCAGATTCTTGGGCAGATCTTCGGCCTGCCGTTGACCATGTTCCTGTTCGCATCGCTGGGCGTGGTGATGACGGCTGCTTCGGCCTCGCTGGTGGGTGAAACGGTATCGGACCCTGTCAGCCTGATCGGCAAAATTCAAAGCCCCGGCTGGGTTGCACTGGCAATGGCGCTGATCGTGATCGCAACGCTTTCGACCAACACTGCCGCCAACATCGTCTCGCCAACCAACGACTTTCAGAACATCGCCCCACGCCTGATCGGGCGCAGCCGGGCGGTGTGGTTGACCGGCCTCATCGGCCTGGCGCTGATGAGCCATGAACTGCTGAAGAAACTCGGCTGGATCGTATCTGACCTTAGCCTTGAAAGCGTGTACTCGAACTGGTTGCTTGGGTACTCCAGCCTGCTCGGGCCTATTGCCGGAATCATGGTGGTGGATTACTTCGTGATCCGCCGCCAGCAGCTGGACTTGGCCGGGCTGTACCGCGATGACGTGTACCCGGCCTGGAACTGGGCCGGCTTTGCTGCCTTCGCCTTGCCGGTAGGGCTGACCATTCTGGCCATTGGCAACAGCAGTTTCAGCTGGTTCTACGACTATGGCTGGTTCACCGGATCGCTGTTGGGCGGCGCGTTGTATTACGCCCTGGGCAGCGTGGCGGTACGCAGGGCAGAGATCGTGCCCGTTCAAACCAATAAAAATGCCTGA
- the hydA gene encoding dihydropyrimidinase: MSLLIRGATVVTHEESYPADVLCVDGQIRAIGKDLEAPTDCEILDGSGQYLMPGGIDPHTHMQLPFMGTVASEDFFSGTAAGLAGGTTSIIDFVIPNPQQSLLEAFHTWRGWAQKSASDYGFHVAITWWSEQVAEEMGELVSQHGVNSFKHFMAYKNAIMAADDTLVASFERCLQLGAVPTVHAENGELVYHLQQKLLAQGLTGPEAHPLSRPSQVEGEAASRAIRIAETIGTPLYVVHISSREALDEITYARAKGQPVYGEVLPGHLLIDDSVYRDPDWATAAGYVMSPPFRPREHQEALWRGLQSGNLHTTATDHCCFCAEQKAMGRNDFSRIPNGTAGIEDRMAVLWDAGVNSGRLSMHEFVALTSTNTAKIFNLFPRKGAIRVGADADLVLWDPQGTRTISAQTHHQRVDFNIFEGRTVRGIPSHTISQGKVLWADGDLRAEPGAGRYVERPAYPSVYEVLGRRAEQQRPTPVQR; encoded by the coding sequence ATGTCCCTGTTGATCCGTGGCGCCACCGTAGTTACCCATGAAGAGAGTTATCCAGCCGATGTTCTGTGTGTCGATGGCCAGATTCGCGCCATTGGCAAAGACCTCGAGGCGCCTACCGACTGTGAGATCCTCGACGGCAGCGGCCAGTACCTGATGCCGGGCGGCATCGACCCGCACACCCATATGCAGCTGCCCTTCATGGGCACGGTCGCCAGCGAGGACTTCTTCAGCGGCACCGCGGCCGGGCTGGCCGGAGGCACCACCTCGATCATCGATTTCGTCATCCCTAACCCGCAGCAGTCGCTGCTCGAAGCGTTCCATACCTGGCGCGGATGGGCCCAGAAGAGTGCGTCGGACTATGGCTTCCACGTCGCCATCACTTGGTGGAGCGAACAGGTCGCCGAGGAAATGGGCGAGTTGGTGAGCCAGCATGGGGTCAACAGTTTCAAGCACTTCATGGCCTATAAAAACGCCATCATGGCGGCTGACGACACCCTGGTGGCCAGCTTCGAGCGCTGCCTGCAACTGGGGGCAGTGCCTACGGTGCATGCCGAGAACGGCGAGCTGGTCTACCACCTGCAGCAGAAGCTGCTGGCGCAAGGCCTGACCGGGCCTGAAGCCCATCCACTGTCGCGGCCTTCGCAGGTCGAAGGGGAAGCGGCAAGCCGCGCTATCCGTATCGCCGAAACCATCGGCACGCCGTTGTACGTGGTACACATCTCAAGCCGTGAAGCACTGGATGAAATCACCTACGCCCGGGCCAAGGGCCAGCCGGTGTATGGCGAAGTGCTGCCCGGCCACCTGCTGATCGACGACAGCGTCTACCGCGACCCAGACTGGGCAACCGCTGCCGGTTATGTGATGAGCCCGCCTTTCCGCCCCCGCGAGCACCAAGAAGCGCTATGGCGCGGGCTGCAGTCTGGCAACCTGCACACCACGGCGACCGACCATTGCTGTTTCTGCGCAGAACAGAAGGCCATGGGCCGCAATGACTTCAGCCGCATTCCTAACGGCACCGCAGGCATCGAGGACCGCATGGCAGTGTTGTGGGACGCTGGGGTCAACAGCGGGCGCCTGTCGATGCACGAATTCGTCGCCCTGACCTCGACCAATACCGCCAAGATCTTCAACCTCTTCCCGCGCAAAGGCGCCATCCGCGTGGGCGCCGACGCCGACCTGGTGCTATGGGACCCTCAGGGCACCCGCACCATTTCCGCCCAGACCCACCATCAGCGGGTCGACTTCAACATCTTCGAGGGCCGCACCGTTCGCGGCATCCCCAGCCATACCATCAGCCAGGGCAAGGTGCTCTGGGCCGATGGCGACCTGCGTGCCGAACCGGGTGCCGGTCGGTACGTGGAGCGCCCTGCCTACCCCTCGGTATACGAAGTACTAGGCCGGCGCGCCGAGCAACAGCGCCCGACCCCCGTACAGCGCTGA
- a CDS encoding Zn-dependent hydrolase: MSQSQHVLNSNERYVDSARLWQSLMDLARLGATPKGGVCRLALTDLDRQARDLFVQWCEAAGCTVSVDAVGNIFARRPGRNPKLPPVMTGSHIDTQPTGGKFDGCFGVMAGLEVLRTLNDLGIETEAPLEVVVWTNEEGSRFPPCMMGSGVFAGKFTLEDTLAKRDAAGVTVGEALNAIGYAGQRAVLGHPVGAYFEAHIEQGPILEDQAKTIGVVLGALGQKWFDLTLRGVEAHAGPTPMHLRKDALVGAAAVVEAVNRTAHAHQPHACGTVGCLQAYPGSRNVIPGEVRMTLDFRHLEGQHLDAMIAEVRTVIEETCAKHGLSHELVPTADFPALYFDLGCVDAVRDSAQALGLAHMDIVSGAGHDAIFLAELGPAGMIFVPCENGISHNEIENATPEDLAAGCAVLLRAMLAASQAIASGRLAA; this comes from the coding sequence ATGAGCCAATCCCAGCACGTATTGAACTCAAACGAGCGCTACGTCGACAGCGCACGCCTTTGGCAGTCGTTGATGGACCTCGCCCGCCTGGGCGCTACGCCCAAGGGCGGCGTGTGCCGGTTGGCGCTGACTGACCTGGACCGTCAAGCGCGTGACCTGTTCGTTCAGTGGTGCGAGGCGGCCGGCTGTACCGTCAGCGTCGATGCAGTGGGGAATATCTTTGCCCGCCGACCGGGACGTAACCCTAAGCTGCCGCCGGTGATGACGGGCAGCCATATCGACACCCAGCCAACAGGCGGCAAGTTCGATGGCTGCTTCGGGGTGATGGCGGGCTTGGAAGTGTTGCGTACGCTCAATGACCTGGGTATCGAAACCGAGGCCCCGTTGGAGGTAGTGGTCTGGACCAACGAAGAGGGCTCGCGCTTCCCGCCTTGCATGATGGGCTCAGGGGTTTTTGCCGGCAAGTTCACCCTCGAAGACACCTTGGCCAAGCGTGATGCCGCGGGTGTAACGGTAGGTGAGGCGCTCAACGCCATCGGCTACGCTGGCCAGCGAGCGGTGCTTGGCCACCCAGTCGGCGCCTACTTCGAGGCGCACATCGAGCAGGGGCCGATTCTGGAAGATCAGGCCAAGACCATCGGCGTCGTGCTTGGCGCATTGGGGCAGAAGTGGTTCGACCTGACCTTGCGCGGCGTAGAAGCCCACGCCGGCCCGACCCCGATGCACCTGCGCAAGGATGCGCTGGTCGGGGCCGCTGCGGTGGTGGAGGCGGTCAACCGCACCGCCCACGCGCACCAACCCCATGCCTGCGGCACGGTCGGTTGCCTGCAGGCCTACCCCGGCTCGCGCAATGTGATCCCGGGTGAAGTGCGCATGACCCTGGACTTTCGCCACCTGGAGGGCCAGCACCTGGATGCGATGATCGCCGAGGTGCGTACGGTGATCGAAGAAACCTGTGCCAAGCATGGCCTGAGCCACGAGCTGGTGCCTACGGCCGATTTCCCGGCGTTGTATTTCGACCTCGGGTGTGTCGATGCCGTGCGCGATTCGGCCCAGGCGCTAGGCCTTGCGCATATGGACATCGTCAGTGGGGCAGGGCATGACGCGATCTTCCTGGCCGAACTGGGGCCGGCGGGGATGATCTTCGTACCTTGCGAAAACGGCATCAGCCACAACGAAATCGAGAACGCCACACCCGAGGACCTGGCAGCGGGCTGCGCAGTGCTGCTGCGGGCGATGCTGGCGGCGTCGCAAGCGATTGCCAGTGGACGGCTGGCTGCTTGA
- a CDS encoding TetR/AcrR family transcriptional regulator — MANHKIEIRRRNIQKILVAAEKVFAEKGYGATSMGDIAEQAELPRSNLHYYFSTKDELFRAVLQDLLDVWKQDALCFENFDDPRVVLTSYIRAKMGHSRSRPLGSRIWAEEMLHGAPVLGCSLEENLVPWARLKQDKIRRWVEQGRILPVEPSALLYMIWASTQHYADFGYQVALLNEGEPLSDSAFERAVQTVTSVILRGIGLQP, encoded by the coding sequence ATGGCTAACCACAAGATCGAGATCCGTCGACGCAATATCCAGAAGATTCTCGTGGCTGCCGAAAAGGTGTTCGCCGAAAAAGGCTATGGCGCCACCTCGATGGGTGATATCGCCGAACAGGCTGAGTTACCGCGTTCCAACCTGCATTACTACTTCAGTACCAAGGACGAACTGTTTCGCGCGGTGTTGCAAGATTTGCTGGATGTGTGGAAGCAGGACGCGCTGTGCTTCGAGAACTTCGACGACCCGCGCGTGGTGCTGACCAGCTACATCCGCGCCAAGATGGGCCATTCACGCTCACGCCCGCTGGGCTCTAGGATCTGGGCTGAAGAAATGCTCCATGGCGCCCCTGTACTGGGGTGCAGCCTCGAGGAAAACCTGGTGCCCTGGGCCAGGCTCAAACAAGACAAGATACGCCGTTGGGTGGAGCAGGGGCGTATTCTGCCGGTGGAGCCGTCGGCCCTGCTGTACATGATCTGGGCATCGACCCAGCACTACGCCGATTTCGGCTACCAGGTGGCGCTGCTCAACGAAGGTGAGCCGCTGTCCGATTCGGCCTTTGAGCGTGCGGTGCAGACGGTCACTTCGGTCATCTTGCGTGGCATAGGGTTGCAACCCTGA
- a CDS encoding NAD(P)-dependent oxidoreductase, translating into MIDALNHLPRPSAGSAALAERFTDLAPPLTPRQAAVESARCLYCYDAPCVNACPSEIDIPSFIHRISDENLQGAAERILSANILGGSCARVCPTEILCQQACVRNNAQECAPVLIGQLQRYALDNAGFTEHPFKRSPTTGKRIAVVGAGPAGLSCAHRLAMHGHDVVVFEASDKAGGLNEYGIARYKLVDDYAQREVEFLLGIGGIEMRHGQRLGANLALGTLREQFDAVFLGLGLNAVRQLGLADEQAPGLLGATAYIRELRQAEDLAQLPLAERCLVIGAGNTAIDMAVQMSRLGARDVNLVYRRGYADMGATGHEQDIAKANQVRLHTWARPEQVLLDDQGRVRGMRFMRTELVDGQLRDTGDAFELAADAVFKAIGQGFDDTSLCDPVAAQLARDGERIRVDENLRTSLTGVYAGGDCTALGQDLTVQAVQHGKLAAEAIHAQLMLNVEAA; encoded by the coding sequence GTGATCGATGCCCTGAACCACTTGCCCCGCCCCAGCGCCGGCAGCGCCGCCCTGGCCGAACGCTTTACCGACCTGGCCCCGCCGCTTACCCCTCGCCAAGCGGCCGTGGAGAGCGCTCGCTGCCTTTACTGCTACGACGCCCCTTGCGTCAACGCCTGCCCGAGCGAAATCGACATCCCGTCGTTCATTCACCGCATCAGCGATGAAAACCTGCAAGGCGCTGCCGAACGCATCCTGTCGGCCAACATTCTCGGCGGCAGCTGCGCCCGTGTCTGCCCCACCGAAATTCTTTGCCAGCAGGCCTGCGTGCGCAACAACGCCCAGGAGTGCGCGCCGGTGCTGATCGGCCAACTGCAACGCTACGCGCTGGACAACGCCGGGTTCACTGAGCACCCCTTCAAGCGCTCGCCCACCACCGGCAAGCGCATCGCCGTGGTAGGCGCCGGCCCCGCTGGGCTTTCCTGCGCCCACCGGCTGGCCATGCATGGCCACGACGTGGTGGTGTTCGAAGCCTCTGACAAGGCCGGCGGCCTCAACGAGTACGGCATCGCCCGCTACAAATTGGTGGATGACTACGCCCAACGCGAGGTGGAGTTCCTGCTTGGCATCGGCGGCATTGAAATGCGTCACGGCCAGCGCCTGGGGGCCAACCTCGCCCTGGGAACGTTGCGCGAGCAGTTCGACGCAGTGTTTCTGGGCCTTGGCCTGAACGCGGTGCGCCAGCTTGGCCTGGCCGATGAGCAAGCTCCTGGCCTGCTCGGCGCCACCGCCTACATCCGTGAGCTGCGCCAGGCCGAGGATCTGGCACAACTGCCACTGGCCGAGCGCTGCCTGGTGATCGGCGCCGGTAACACTGCCATCGACATGGCGGTGCAGATGAGCCGCCTGGGCGCGCGCGACGTCAATCTGGTGTACCGCCGTGGTTATGCCGACATGGGCGCCACCGGTCATGAGCAGGACATCGCCAAGGCCAACCAAGTGCGCCTGCATACCTGGGCCCGCCCAGAGCAAGTGCTGCTGGACGACCAAGGGCGCGTGCGCGGCATGCGCTTCATGCGCACCGAGCTGGTCGATGGCCAGCTACGCGATACCGGCGACGCCTTCGAGCTGGCCGCTGACGCCGTTTTCAAAGCGATTGGCCAAGGCTTCGACGACACCAGCCTGTGCGACCCGGTTGCCGCGCAGTTGGCCCGGGACGGTGAACGCATTCGCGTAGACGAAAACCTGCGCACAAGCCTTACCGGGGTCTATGCCGGTGGCGACTGCACGGCACTTGGCCAGGACCTCACCGTCCAGGCGGTGCAACACGGCAAGCTGGCCGCCGAAGCCATCCATGCCCAACTCATGCTCAACGTGGAGGCTGCATAA
- the preA gene encoding NAD-dependent dihydropyrimidine dehydrogenase subunit PreA — MADLSIEFAGIKAPNPFWLASAPPTDKAYNVVRAFEAGWGGVVWKTLGEDPAAVNVSSRYSAHYGPNRQVQGINNIELITDRSLEINLREITQVKKDWPDRALIVSLMVPCVEESWKFILPLVEATGADGIELNFGCPHGMPERGMGAAVGQVPEYVEMVTRWCKLYCSLPVIVKLTPNITDIRQSARAAHRGGADAVSLINTINSITSVDLERMVAHPIVGDQSTHGGYCGSAVKPIALNMVAEIARDPQTHGLPICGIGGIGNWRDAAEFIALGSGAVQVCTAAMLHGFRIVEDMKDGLARWMDQQGHRNLDAFRGQAVGHTTDWKYLDINYKSIAHIDQQSCIGCGRCHIACEDTSHQAIASTLRADGTHIYSVIEDECVGCNLCQITCPVDNCIEMVAQDTGKPYLNWTQDPRNPYREAS, encoded by the coding sequence ATGGCCGACCTGTCCATCGAATTCGCCGGTATCAAGGCACCTAACCCCTTCTGGCTGGCGTCTGCGCCACCGACCGACAAAGCCTACAATGTGGTGCGTGCCTTCGAGGCAGGCTGGGGCGGTGTAGTCTGGAAAACCCTCGGAGAAGACCCGGCCGCAGTCAACGTGTCATCACGTTATTCGGCGCATTACGGCCCCAATCGTCAGGTACAGGGAATCAACAACATCGAGCTGATCACCGATCGGTCGTTGGAGATCAACCTGCGCGAAATCACCCAGGTGAAGAAGGATTGGCCCGATCGCGCACTGATCGTATCGCTGATGGTGCCGTGCGTGGAGGAGTCGTGGAAATTCATCCTTCCACTGGTTGAGGCCACAGGTGCCGATGGCATCGAACTGAACTTCGGTTGCCCCCACGGCATGCCTGAACGCGGCATGGGCGCCGCCGTGGGCCAAGTGCCTGAATATGTCGAGATGGTTACCCGTTGGTGCAAGCTGTATTGCTCGCTGCCGGTGATCGTGAAACTCACCCCCAACATCACCGACATCCGCCAGTCGGCTCGTGCAGCCCATCGCGGCGGCGCGGACGCGGTGTCGTTGATCAACACCATCAACTCAATCACCAGCGTCGACCTGGAGCGCATGGTCGCCCACCCCATCGTCGGCGACCAAAGCACTCACGGCGGTTATTGTGGCTCTGCGGTCAAGCCGATTGCCTTGAACATGGTCGCTGAGATAGCCCGTGACCCGCAGACACATGGCCTGCCGATCTGTGGCATCGGCGGTATCGGCAACTGGCGCGACGCCGCCGAGTTCATCGCTTTGGGCAGCGGTGCGGTACAGGTGTGCACGGCGGCGATGCTGCATGGTTTTCGCATCGTCGAAGACATGAAGGATGGCCTGGCGCGCTGGATGGACCAGCAGGGGCACCGCAACCTCGATGCGTTCCGCGGGCAGGCGGTGGGGCACACCACCGACTGGAAGTACCTGGACATCAATTACAAATCCATCGCCCACATCGACCAGCAATCGTGCATCGGTTGCGGCCGTTGCCATATCGCCTGTGAAGATACCTCGCACCAGGCCATTGCCAGTACCCTGAGGGCCGATGGCACGCATATCTACAGCGTGATCGAGGACGAATGCGTGGGCTGTAACCTATGCCAGATCACCTGCCCGGTGGACAACTGCATCGAGATGGTCGCCCAAGACACCGGCAAGCCTTACCTGAACTGGACCCAAGACCCGCGCAACCCCTACCGCGAGGCCAGTTGA